A section of the Eriocheir sinensis breed Jianghai 21 unplaced genomic scaffold, ASM2467909v1 Scaffold98, whole genome shotgun sequence genome encodes:
- the LOC126995090 gene encoding uncharacterized protein LOC126995090: MPVFRIWSSNRKTRKTVACETDIDSLLQKAKDKLCVVSRSARLVLEACGSLIEDNEVLEEVKNEVLLLLTDDEEYSPSSSKLLVHGGTAHQEQYTSTASTSTSAPQQGEQDTPIATSSAAHQGDTLADISNNSASSVEAPAGDSPDATPQRPSTLIADPPLPELSGATKAMLLEPTCSRKVWLQLIEETKNYYLKFYPLIESNPMGTYKAIGMKMVSAYPSIKREGLFPWSQFTRALSQSIRTERYKQKRKSMPHVQHAHPAPKRFALGRKQFTTIENQERELTEDEFVRHTKELCQEMKKKNLNTEHINMLLTATMVNRQKWISTLPGGLISPILMKFPCFWKSSFIKTEMERLLKDTTESWKTKLNKICDTLIKKVPKTDHHVSNFTCFLFFFTYLFQIS; encoded by the exons ATGCCAGTGTTTCGAATATGGAGCAGTAATCGTAAAACAAGGAAGACGGTTGCATgtgagacagatatagacagtcTTTTGCAAAAAG CAAAGGATAAACTTTGTGTTGTCTCAAGATCGGCCCGCCTTGTGTTGGAGGCTTGTGGAAGCCTCATAGAAGACAATGAAGTGTTagaagaagtgaaaaatgaagtTTTACTCCTGTTAACTGATGATGAAGAGTATTCACCATCCAGCAGCAAGTTACTCGTACATGGTGGTACTGCACACCAAGAACAATACACATCAACTGCTAGTACCAGTACTTCTGCTCCACAGCAAGGTGAACAGGACACACCAATTGCCACTAGTTCTGCTGCACACCAAGGAGACACACTGGCAGACATAAGCAACAATTCAGCTTCTTCGGTAGAAGCTCCTGCAGGTGACAGTCCAGATGCCACACCTCAACGGCCATCTACTTTAATAGCAG ATCCACCTCTGCCTGAACTGTCAGGGGCGACGAAAGCGATGCTACTAGAGCCTACCTGTTCCCGAAAAGTGTGGCTACAGCTGATTGAAGAGACAAAAAATTATTATCTAAAGTTTTATCCCTTGATTGAATCAAATCCTATGGGGACATACAAAGCAATTGGAATGAAGATGGTGTCTGCTTATCCATCCATCAAGCGTGAAGGCTTGTTTCCATGG AGTCAGTTTACTAGGGCCCTCAGTCAGAGCATTCGAACTGAGCGTtataaacagaagagaaagagcatgCCTCATGTACAACATGCTCATCCAGCCCCCAAAAGATTTGCTTTGGGTAGGAAGCAGTTTACCACTATAGAGAATCAAGAACGTGAGCTGACCGAAGACGAATTCGTGAGGCACACCAAAGAACTTTgccaggaaatgaaaaagaaaaatcttAACACTGAGCATATAAATATGCTTTTAACTGCTACAATGGTGAACCGACAAAAGTGGATATCAACACTTCCTGGTGGACTCATCTCACCAATATTGATGAAGTTCCCTTGCTTCTGGAAGAGCAGtttt ATCAAAACTGAGATGGAAAGACTTCTCAAGGATACCACTGAAAGCTGGAAGACTAAATTGAACAAGATATGTGACACACTGATTAAGAAGGTTCCCAAGACTGACCATCATGTAAGTAATTTTActtgctttctatttttcttcacatACCTATTCCAAAt TTCATAA